A genome region from Aliivibrio salmonicida LFI1238 includes the following:
- a CDS encoding DUF4156 domain-containing protein — protein sequence MKTLMVSTIIASTMLLTGCVTFPTQESEKVEVVWDEVDAVKDCERMGIVFGSEGHFYDYWLHADKDMVWGSLNQMRIKSAKLGADTLYLYQPLSFSSSVTMFGNAYLCGKPEKNKTAVLPN from the coding sequence ATGAAAACGCTAATGGTTAGTACAATAATAGCATCAACAATGCTATTAACAGGCTGTGTAACTTTTCCAACTCAAGAGTCTGAGAAAGTAGAGGTTGTTTGGGATGAAGTCGATGCGGTTAAAGATTGTGAACGAATGGGCATTGTATTTGGTTCAGAAGGTCATTTTTATGATTACTGGCTACATGCAGATAAAGACATGGTTTGGGGCTCATTAAACCAAATGCGAATTAAATCTGCTAAATTAGGCGCTGATACTCTATACCTATATCAACCTCTCAGTTTTTCGAGTTCAGTGACTATGTTTGGTAACGCCTATTTATGTGGAAAACCAGAAAAAAATAAGACGGCAGTGTTACCAAATTAA